In Choloepus didactylus isolate mChoDid1 chromosome 6, mChoDid1.pri, whole genome shotgun sequence, one DNA window encodes the following:
- the LOC119537750 gene encoding olfactory receptor 143-like: protein MAVENVSFVTEFILLGLTDQPELQLPLFFLFLMNCVVTVVGNLCLINLICLSSSLYTPMYFFLFNLSFIDFCCSFVFTPKILMSFNSEKNISFAGCMIQLFFFCFFVSSEFYVLTAMAYDCYMAICKPLLYTVTMTPKVCSLLMSASYMMGFAGAMAHTGCMIRLTFCDSNIITHYMCDIYPLLQLSCSSTYANELLASIGVGIVIIVSGLIICISYALILFSILHRSSPKGWSKAFSTCGSHLITVVLFCGSALLTHVKTLSAGSLRQEKFSSLLYTNVVPMLNPLIYSLRNKDVKLALKNTLKRITNRADPVVLP from the coding sequence ATGGCTGTGGAAAATGTCTCTTTTGTGACTGAGTTTATCCTTTTGGGATTAACAGATCAACCTGAGCTCCAGCTGCCCCTGTTTTTTCTATTCTTGATGAATTGTGTGGTCACTGTGGTGGGGAATTTATGCCTAATTAATCTTATTTGCCTCAGTTCCAGCCTTTAtacccccatgtactttttcctcttcaATCTGTCCTTCATCGATTTCTGCTGTTCATTTGTCTTTACCCCTAAAATACTCATGAGCTTTAATTCAGAGAAAAACATCTCCTTTGCAGGATGCATGATTCAgctatttttcttctgcttctttgttAGCTCTGAGTTCTATGTGCTGACAGCCATGGCCTATGATTGCTACATGGCCATCTGTAAGCCCCTGCTGTACACCGTCACCATGACCCCTAAGGTGTGTTCTCTGCTCATGTCTGCTTCATACATGATGGGGTTTGCTGGTGCGATGGCTCACACAGGGTGCATGATCAGGCTGACATTTTGTGATTCCAACATCATTACCCACTACATGTGTGACATCTACCCCCTGCTCCAGCTCTCCTGCAGCAGCACCTATGCCAATGAGCTCCTGGCTTCAATTGGTGTGGGCATAGTTATCATAGTATCTGGTCTCATTATCTGTATCTCTTATGCTCTGATTCTTTTCAGTATCCTTCACAGGTCATCTCCTAAGGGCTGGTCCAAAGCCTTCAGCACCTGTGGCTCCCACTTAATAACAGTTGTCCTTTTCTGTGGATCTGCGCTGCTCACTCATGTCAAGACATTATCTGCTGGGTCTTTGAGACAGGAGAAGTTTTCCTCACTGCTTTATACCAATGTGGTGCCCATGCTGAACCCCCTtatctacagcctgaggaacaaggatgTCAAACTTGCTCTGAAGAACACCCTGAAGAGAATAACAAACAGAGCAGATCCAGTGGTGCTGCCTTAG